A single window of Achromobacter xylosoxidans DNA harbors:
- a CDS encoding terminase small subunit, translating to MTSSKSKAPKPARKSPARSKRTLSTAARRVVSADSPLTPQQRRFVDEFAAGGFQNQTKAYEAAYRARGAAAISGASRLLNQANVAAAVQALRDKLSAKLEVTAQRVLEEWVAMGFYDAADLVVTDENGVVRDITSPKDLRLLPERVRRCIVGWSWDRNSNFTLKLAAKTPNLELIARHLGMFVERKELRLGDLDKKSDAELDAAIAQAAQEIAQAEGIPVEKVLAQLRAGGAGAGTTMH from the coding sequence ATGACCTCATCGAAGTCCAAAGCGCCCAAGCCGGCGCGGAAGTCGCCTGCGCGCTCGAAACGCACGCTGTCGACCGCCGCCCGCCGCGTGGTGTCCGCGGATAGCCCGCTGACGCCCCAGCAGCGCCGGTTTGTGGACGAGTTCGCCGCGGGTGGCTTCCAGAACCAGACCAAGGCCTACGAGGCGGCCTACCGGGCGCGCGGTGCTGCGGCCATCAGCGGCGCGTCGCGCTTGTTGAACCAGGCTAACGTCGCGGCGGCGGTGCAGGCTCTGCGCGACAAGCTGTCGGCGAAGCTGGAAGTCACCGCCCAGCGCGTCCTCGAGGAATGGGTGGCCATGGGCTTCTACGACGCGGCGGACCTGGTGGTGACGGACGAGAATGGCGTGGTGCGCGATATCACGAGCCCGAAGGATCTGCGGTTGCTGCCCGAGCGCGTCCGCCGCTGCATCGTGGGCTGGAGCTGGGACCGCAACAGCAATTTCACGCTCAAGCTGGCGGCCAAGACCCCGAATCTGGAGCTGATCGCGCGCCACCTGGGCATGTTCGTGGAGCGCAAGGAGCTGCGACTGGGCGACCTGGACAAGAAGTCCGACGCCGAGCTGGATGCCGCCATCGCGCAGGCCGCCCAGGAAATCGCCCAGGCCGAAGGTATCCCGGTGGAAAAGGTACTTGCCCAGCTGCGCGCGGGCGGCGCTGGCGCCGGGACCACGATGCACTGA
- a CDS encoding DUF1376 domain-containing protein, whose translation MTELQLPEPLTPPDCDLRDFAFMPLDVARLRDSDLAIQIEAEEFRAAVLLWCASWHQVPAASLPDDDKALAALAGYGRVLAEWRKHRDGALYGWVRCSDGRLYHPVVAEKARDAWQAKHKHAHDKLVDRVRKANKLREQQHLPPWVVPSLEDWIAAGFPLEADLFPSEISTNSGGKGRKNQKQSGGNPSENALKGQGQGEGNKKDIAAAASIARDRDPVDNSPPPSEAIWLAAQEECAAGYAKLLNSLEKVRGKTAKFVSSDPRLVAWEKQGVTRAQLVEAYHLAVADREKSSDAGPVNSGFVDVFLVKVLHPGTSASGVGGGGAPAKGVDPLGWALTASGIEAQGAKLGVQQLPGEQFPDFKTRVHAAAGLSEADRARLLADYGVRV comes from the coding sequence ATGACTGAGTTGCAGTTGCCTGAGCCCCTGACCCCGCCAGATTGCGACCTGCGGGATTTCGCCTTTATGCCCTTGGACGTCGCACGCCTGCGCGATAGCGACCTGGCGATCCAAATTGAAGCCGAGGAATTCCGCGCGGCGGTCCTGCTGTGGTGCGCGTCGTGGCATCAGGTGCCGGCGGCGAGCCTGCCGGACGATGACAAAGCCCTGGCGGCCCTGGCCGGCTACGGGCGCGTCCTCGCCGAATGGCGCAAGCACCGCGACGGCGCGCTGTACGGCTGGGTTCGGTGCAGTGATGGGCGTCTGTACCACCCCGTCGTGGCTGAAAAGGCGCGCGACGCCTGGCAGGCCAAGCACAAGCATGCGCACGACAAGTTGGTGGACCGCGTCCGGAAAGCCAACAAGCTGCGTGAGCAGCAGCACCTCCCGCCGTGGGTCGTTCCGTCGCTTGAGGACTGGATTGCCGCCGGCTTTCCGCTGGAAGCTGATCTTTTTCCGTCGGAAATCTCCACTAATTCCGGCGGAAAGGGCCGGAAGAATCAAAAGCAATCCGGCGGAAATCCTTCGGAAAACGCTCTTAAGGGACAGGGACAGGGAGAAGGAAATAAAAAAGATATAGCGGCAGCGGCGTCTATCGCGCGCGACCGCGACCCTGTGGACAATTCGCCGCCGCCGTCGGAAGCCATCTGGCTTGCCGCCCAGGAAGAATGCGCCGCTGGCTATGCCAAGCTGCTGAACAGCCTGGAGAAGGTCCGGGGCAAGACCGCCAAGTTCGTCAGTTCAGACCCGCGACTGGTCGCCTGGGAAAAGCAGGGCGTGACGAGGGCGCAACTGGTCGAGGCCTACCACCTGGCCGTGGCTGACCGGGAGAAAAGCAGCGACGCGGGGCCGGTCAATTCAGGCTTTGTCGACGTGTTCCTGGTCAAGGTCCTGCACCCCGGCACCTCAGCCAGCGGCGTTGGCGGAGGGGGCGCACCTGCAAAGGGCGTAGACCCCCTCGGCTGGGCGTTGACCGCTTCGGGCATCGAGGCCCAGGGGGCCAAGCTGGGCGTCCAGCAGTTGCCCGGGGAGCAGTTTCCCGACTTCAAAACGAGGGTGCACGCCGCGGCTGGTCTCTCCGAAGCTGACCGTGCCAGGTTGCTGGCGGATTACGGAGTTCGGGTATGA
- a CDS encoding RecB family exonuclease, which produces MEPKIFTVRASSWGRLFDCAHAWEGTHILGMKKPAGVRALLGTAVHAGTAAFDRARLDGTDCTPDDAAGVLVDELRNPAQDVDMAQDGLSIDEAERIALVVLVKYCAEIAPRFEYIDVETTLDPLNIDCGNGMTVRLTGTMDRARVAATEGGIVVPDVKTGTRVLVDGKAVTQGRAAQTGTYQLMYEATKKVTTVGSQIIALSTSSRPAAAVSPIFDARRVMVGEPDKPGLLEHAAAMFRTGLFPPNPSSVLCSPKYCARWSSCLFR; this is translated from the coding sequence ATGGAACCCAAGATTTTCACTGTCCGCGCCTCCAGCTGGGGCCGCCTGTTCGACTGCGCTCACGCTTGGGAAGGCACGCACATCCTGGGCATGAAGAAGCCCGCCGGCGTGCGCGCGCTGCTGGGCACCGCCGTGCATGCTGGCACGGCCGCGTTCGACCGCGCCCGCCTGGACGGCACGGACTGCACGCCCGACGATGCCGCCGGCGTCCTGGTGGACGAGCTGCGCAACCCTGCCCAGGACGTCGACATGGCGCAGGACGGCCTGTCCATCGACGAGGCCGAGCGCATCGCCCTGGTGGTGCTGGTCAAGTACTGCGCCGAAATCGCGCCCCGCTTCGAGTACATCGACGTCGAGACGACGCTGGACCCGCTCAATATCGACTGCGGCAACGGCATGACCGTGCGCCTGACCGGCACCATGGACCGCGCCCGAGTGGCCGCGACCGAGGGCGGCATCGTAGTGCCCGACGTCAAGACTGGCACGCGTGTCCTGGTCGACGGCAAGGCAGTGACCCAGGGCCGCGCCGCACAGACGGGCACCTACCAGCTCATGTACGAGGCCACCAAGAAGGTCACGACGGTCGGATCGCAAATCATCGCCCTGTCCACCAGCAGCCGGCCGGCCGCGGCCGTGAGCCCCATTTTCGACGCCCGCCGCGTGATGGTCGGCGAGCCCGACAAGCCCGGCCTGCTCGAACACGCTGCGGCGATGTTCCGCACCGGCCTGTTTCCCCCGAACCCCTCCAGCGTCCTGTGCAGCCCCAAGTACTGCGCGCGCTGGTCGTCCTGCCTTTTCCGATAA
- a CDS encoding zinc-finger-containing protein: MTIQVLGVDPRSRSKTQLTAPAPLPYVSRRALARVRDRIEPPKACHCCGGPVKLTNNRDIYGGQSFGAWPYVYRCAQCQAYVGLHPDTDLPLGIMATKATIQARKVAKADFLALVGERYAGKQSAAYAWLARALTISPSICHFGMFTEQQAGRAGEVCRLAREARQ, from the coding sequence ATGACGATCCAAGTCCTTGGCGTCGACCCGCGCAGCCGGAGCAAGACCCAGCTGACCGCGCCCGCCCCCCTTCCCTACGTTTCCCGCCGCGCGTTGGCGCGCGTGCGCGATCGCATCGAACCGCCCAAGGCGTGCCACTGCTGCGGCGGCCCGGTGAAGCTGACCAACAACCGTGACATCTACGGCGGGCAGTCCTTTGGCGCGTGGCCTTATGTCTACCGGTGCGCGCAGTGCCAGGCCTACGTCGGCCTGCACCCTGACACGGATCTGCCGCTGGGCATCATGGCCACCAAGGCAACTATCCAGGCGCGCAAGGTCGCCAAGGCCGATTTCCTGGCGCTGGTCGGCGAACGGTATGCAGGCAAGCAGAGCGCCGCCTATGCCTGGCTCGCGCGCGCTTTGACCATTTCGCCGTCCATCTGCCATTTCGGCATGTTCACCGAACAGCAGGCCGGCCGCGCCGGCGAAGTCTGCCGCCTCGCACGCGAGGCCCGCCAATGA
- a CDS encoding DNA cytosine methyltransferase produces the protein MAKSRINHFGVFSGSGIGAAGMQDAKPAIPGLEGEMVCLGGIDVDPAGAADFEKFTGVRCTVRDMFSRHQYISFHGHEPPAGWVEAMPADVRAAAGGHRPHILFLSAPCKGFSGLLSHARSLTAKYQALNELTLRGIWLCLEAWKDDPVEVILFENVPRIATRGRHFLDQIVQLLRHYGYVVRETAHDCGELGGLAQSRKRFLLIARHAEKVPAFIYEPPKRPLRAVGEILGRMHLPGDLRAGPMHRIPNLSWKTWVRLAFVEAGSDWRSLSRLAVQDGYLRDYLLVPEMHRGALGVHSMQDSAGVVAGRSYPLNGAFSVADPRFDPSAAWKDGQAYGVRRWDASTGAIAGQQGPGQGAYSVADPRHRGPAKHSNEFRIVRYDDAARAVTGAHGTGQCVADPRTGWPESARGSKLAITAYEDHAKTVTGARFGSGGLCVADPRGGADASKLHGKFHTADWAEHSHAVIAGYANGAFAVADPRPGLARERGDHYLTAGHYGVAAWDKHVGAVSASACHDNGRWTVADPRNFENSQLSLPAANDKLVCRIIAEDGTWHRPFTTLELAALQSIYDPDDYAEAEERGEVFQMDGTSDSAHRERIGNAVPRKAAKAMAEEIGRAILLSRAGESFQLSSTPIWVRPIATALAVRGGEGA, from the coding sequence ATGGCCAAGTCGAGAATCAACCATTTCGGCGTCTTTTCTGGGTCGGGCATCGGCGCGGCCGGCATGCAGGACGCAAAGCCCGCCATCCCTGGCCTCGAGGGCGAGATGGTCTGCCTGGGCGGGATCGACGTGGATCCGGCCGGCGCGGCAGACTTCGAGAAATTCACGGGCGTGCGCTGCACGGTGCGCGACATGTTCAGCCGCCACCAGTACATCTCGTTTCACGGCCATGAGCCGCCGGCAGGTTGGGTCGAGGCCATGCCGGCGGACGTCCGCGCCGCTGCGGGCGGGCACCGGCCGCACATCCTTTTCCTGTCGGCGCCGTGCAAAGGCTTTTCGGGGCTGCTGTCTCACGCGCGCAGCCTCACGGCCAAGTATCAGGCGCTGAACGAACTGACGCTGCGCGGCATCTGGCTGTGCCTGGAGGCCTGGAAGGACGACCCGGTCGAGGTCATCCTGTTCGAGAACGTGCCGCGAATTGCCACGCGCGGCCGCCACTTCCTCGATCAGATCGTCCAGCTGCTGCGCCACTATGGCTATGTCGTGCGCGAAACCGCCCACGACTGCGGCGAGCTGGGCGGCCTGGCCCAAAGCCGCAAGCGCTTCTTGCTGATCGCGCGCCACGCCGAGAAGGTGCCGGCGTTCATCTACGAGCCGCCGAAGCGGCCGCTGCGCGCCGTGGGCGAGATCCTGGGCCGCATGCACCTGCCGGGGGACCTGCGCGCAGGGCCGATGCATCGCATTCCGAACCTGAGCTGGAAAACGTGGGTGCGGCTGGCGTTCGTCGAAGCCGGCAGCGACTGGCGCAGCTTGAGCCGCCTGGCCGTGCAGGACGGCTACCTGCGCGATTACCTGCTGGTGCCGGAGATGCACCGCGGTGCCCTCGGGGTGCATTCGATGCAGGACAGCGCCGGCGTGGTGGCCGGTCGCAGTTATCCGCTGAATGGCGCCTTCTCCGTGGCGGATCCTCGTTTCGATCCGTCGGCGGCGTGGAAGGACGGCCAGGCCTACGGCGTGCGCCGCTGGGACGCCTCGACCGGTGCGATCGCCGGCCAGCAGGGTCCGGGGCAGGGCGCCTACAGTGTTGCCGACCCGCGCCACCGCGGCCCGGCCAAGCACAGCAACGAATTTCGCATCGTCCGCTACGACGACGCCGCGCGCGCGGTCACCGGTGCCCACGGTACCGGCCAGTGCGTGGCGGATCCGCGCACCGGCTGGCCCGAGTCGGCCCGCGGCAGCAAGCTGGCCATCACGGCCTACGAGGACCACGCAAAGACTGTCACCGGCGCGCGCTTCGGCAGCGGTGGCCTCTGCGTCGCGGATCCCCGCGGTGGCGCTGATGCGAGCAAGCTGCACGGGAAGTTCCACACGGCGGACTGGGCGGAACACTCCCATGCTGTGATCGCCGGCTATGCCAATGGCGCATTCGCCGTGGCGGACCCGCGGCCCGGCCTGGCCCGCGAGCGTGGCGATCACTACCTGACCGCAGGGCATTACGGCGTGGCCGCCTGGGACAAGCACGTCGGCGCCGTCTCGGCGTCGGCGTGCCATGACAACGGCCGATGGACTGTCGCCGATCCGCGAAATTTCGAAAATTCGCAACTTTCGCTGCCCGCGGCCAACGACAAGCTGGTGTGCCGCATCATCGCCGAGGACGGCACCTGGCACCGGCCGTTCACCACGCTCGAGCTGGCGGCCCTACAGAGCATCTACGACCCCGACGACTACGCCGAGGCCGAGGAGCGCGGCGAGGTGTTCCAGATGGACGGCACTTCCGACAGCGCCCACCGGGAGCGCATCGGCAACGCGGTGCCGCGTAAGGCGGCCAAGGCCATGGCCGAGGAAATCGGCCGGGCCATCCTGCTGTCGCGCGCCGGCGAGTCGTTCCAACTGTCGAGTACCCCCATCTGGGTGCGGCCGATTGCGACGGCGCTGGCCGTGCGCGGCGGGGAGGGCGCATGA
- a CDS encoding RusA family crossover junction endodeoxyribonuclease gives MTIQSHTLVLPYPISANRYWASRTVTARGGRSFTSTYVTPEAKAYKAQVLALARKAGVAQPIAGRVKVEFTLFPNRPQDWQKRMRKDGTAWDDTVQCLDLDNAQKVVLDSLKDVVFEDDRWVREIHARRAEPDEHGARLVAVVTPLHTYDPQSVLFGLETAA, from the coding sequence ATGACCATCCAATCCCACACCCTGGTGCTGCCGTACCCGATCAGCGCGAACCGCTACTGGGCCAGCCGCACCGTTACGGCGCGCGGCGGCAGGTCGTTCACCAGCACCTACGTCACGCCCGAGGCGAAGGCCTACAAGGCGCAGGTGCTGGCGTTGGCACGCAAGGCCGGCGTCGCCCAGCCGATCGCCGGCCGCGTCAAGGTCGAATTCACCCTGTTCCCGAACCGTCCGCAGGACTGGCAAAAGCGCATGCGCAAGGATGGCACCGCGTGGGACGACACTGTGCAGTGCCTGGACCTGGACAACGCCCAGAAAGTCGTCCTGGACAGCCTCAAGGACGTGGTTTTCGAGGACGACCGCTGGGTGCGCGAGATCCACGCGCGGCGCGCAGAACCGGACGAGCATGGCGCGCGCCTGGTGGCGGTCGTCACGCCGCTGCACACCTACGACCCGCAGTCTGTGCTGTTCGGCCTGGAGACTGCCGCATGA